The following are encoded in a window of Danio aesculapii chromosome 12, fDanAes4.1, whole genome shotgun sequence genomic DNA:
- the LOC130238996 gene encoding legumain-like, translating to MSGKTWVLLVAGSKDWDNYRHQANVCCAYQLFKKQGIPDEQIVVMMYDNISENPNNPFPGSIRSVVDQTNVYESVPHDYIGKKVNSKNFLAVLRGDDSAGGRIIKSGRNDNILIYMSGEGNNGNFKFPEDSLTANQFTTTINSMSGKKKYSKMMIFMDSDNSNTMFAGLYDNISVYAVASCDSTNQSVLSDPDRGTYLSDQFSAAWLTFISTADLKKATFSKLFDYIKHKDDSCPSEIGDEGIPQLLIGDFLRLGGCSDCA from the exons ATGTCTGGAAAAACTTGGGTTCTCCTTGTTGCTGGCTCAAAGGACTGGGACAATTACAGACACCAG gccaATGTGTGCTGTGCATATCAATTATTTAAGAAACAGGGAATTCCTGATGAGCAGATTGTGGTGATGATGTATGACAACATCTCTGAAAATCCCAA CAATCCCTTTCCTGGAAGCATTCGCAGTGTTGTTGATCAAACAAACGTGTACGAATCAGTGCCACATGACTACATTGGAAAA AAGGTGAATTCGAAGAATTTTCTCGCCGTTCTTCGAGGGGATGACAGTGCTGGGGGAAGAATCATAAAAAG TGGAAGAAATGACAACATACTCATCTACATGTCAGGAGAGGGAAATAATGGCAACTTTAAATTTCCTGAGGACTCT CTCACTGCCAATCAGTTCACAACAACAATCAATAGCATGTCTGGCAAAAAGAAATACTCAAAG ATGATGATCTTCATGGATAGCGATAACTCTAACACGATGTTCGCAGGCCTTTATGATAACATCAGTG TCTATGCAGTGGCATCATGTGACTCAACTAACCAGAGTGTTCTGAGCGACCCCGACAGGGGCACTTACCTCTCAGATCAATTCTCAGCTGCTTGGTTGACGTTCATTTCAACG GCTGATCTTAAAAAAGCTACATTCAGTAAGCTCTTTGACTACATAAAACACAAAGATGATTCCTGTCCCAGCGAGATTGGAGACGAG ggaATTCCCCAACTTCTGATTGGTGACTTTCTGCGATTGGGAGGCTGTTCAGACTGCGCTTGA